The proteins below are encoded in one region of Xenopus laevis strain J_2021 chromosome 8L, Xenopus_laevis_v10.1, whole genome shotgun sequence:
- the gpr4.L gene encoding G-protein coupled receptor 4, with amino-acid sequence MSNFTPDACNVDSGLDSVLPPSLYALVFTLGLPANLLALWAAWLQVRKGRELGVYLLNLSLSDLLLICALPPWTDYYLRRDVWGYGPGACRLFGFVFYTNLYVGAAFLSCVSADRYLAVAHPLRFPGARPIRSAAAVSALIWVLELAANAPPLLGEAIHRDRYNHTFCYESYPLSGRGAALANVGRVLAGFLLPWGVMMLCYAGLLRALRGSASCEQRERRRVRRLALGLPCVALLCYGPYHALLLLRSLVFLVGGGSVNADSGCALEERLFPAYHASLALATLNCLADPALYCLACPGARSEVAKVVGGVVAWAMGKERRAWGERGGNGRGFGEGEEVGMVELRGNGREFVV; translated from the coding sequence ATGTCTAACTTCACTCCAGATGCCTGCAATGTAGACTCTGGTCTGGACAGTGTTTTGCCTCCATCTCTCTATGCTTTGGTTTTTACATTGGGCTTGCCAGCAAACCTACTGGCCCTTTGGGCAGCTTGGCTTCAAGTGCGAAAAGGAAGAGAACTTGGTGTTTACTTACTTAACCTTTCTCTTTCTGACCTTCTGCTTATTTGTGCTCTTCCTCCTTGGACGGACTACTACCTTCGGAGGGATGTGTGGGGATATGGTCCAGGTGCCTGTCGCTTATTTGGCTTTGTTTTCTACACTAACTTGTATGTGGGAGCTGCTTTCCTCTCTTGTGTCTCTGCTGACCGTTACCTGGCAGTGGCACATCCCTTGAGGTTCCCAGGTGCAAGACCCATTCGCTCTGCTGCTGCTGTCTCTGCACTGATATGGGTGCTTGAGTTGGCAGCCAACGCTCCACCACTCTTGGGAGAAGCTATTCATCGAGACCGCTACAACCACACGTTTTGCTATGAGAGCTACCCTCTTTCTGGAAGAGGGGCTGCCTTAGCCAATGTAGGGAGGGTTTTGGCTGGATTTCTGCTGCCCTGGGGGGTAATGATGCTGTGCTACGCTGGTCTCCTGCGAGCATTAAGGGGTAGCGCATCCTGTGAGCAAAGGGAGCGAAGAAGGGTGCGACGACTAGCTTTAGGGCTTCcatgtgtagcactactttgctATGGGCCCTACCATGCTCTGTTGCTTCTACGCAGCTTGGTGTTTCTGGTGGGTGGTGGTTCTGTCAATGCAGATTCAGGATGTGCACTCGAGGAAAGACTATTCCCAGCATACCATGCATCATTGGCATTGGCCACATTGAACTGTCTGGCAGATCCTGCCCTTTATTGCTTGGCATGTCCTGGTGCAAGAAGTGAAGTTGCAAAAGTTGTAGGAGGGGTAGTGGCATGGGCAATGGGAAAGGAAAGGAGAGCTTGGGGAGAACGAGGTGGTAATGGCAGAGGATTTGGAGAAGGAGAGGAGGTGGGGATGGTAGAGTTAAGAGGAAATGGGAGAGAATTTGTAGTGTGA